ATCAGCACAAGGTAAGAACCTTAGCTGCAACAAATAATCAATCTAACTAGTACCCTGAACAATTCTCTTTCAGTTAATAGTTCTCGTTATAAAGTTGGACCTGACTGCGATTCTGGTGCCACAGTATTTCTTATATTAACAAATATAGCATAGCAATGCAAATTTGCTGTTTTCTAAAAATTATAAATGGTCAGATAATTAGTTCAGTAATAGACAAAGTGCATCTATTTTGGTTCTTTCCATAGATCAGCTGCTTTTGCAAGTTTAACTCCTTCACAGTTTAAAATATTGTGAAGAAATTATGTCTATATTTTTATGTAGAACaatttatatacatacacaaatatatatatatatgtacacacacaattCTGTACTTTATATAGTCATTAACACCAACTATGTATCTATTTACATTATATACAGATGGCGTGTGTATGTGCACTAAATGATGACATGGACTGGAAATATTCCATGAAATTTCATGGAGTAAGAACAGTGAAACCATGAGTGAATTAGTAAGAGCTTTCCAGACAAGCAGGATTACATGAGTTAGATATGGGAAAGCCCAACTGTCATTTCTCTCATTTCCCACACAGCTACTATGCTTTTGATTTTCAACCAGCGGAAGCTGACAGGTCTTTCTGTTGAGTGAAAAACTTAACAGTCAACATACTGATGATTCTGGGTATCTTGACAAACTCTGAATGCCACATTGCTAACCACTGAAAGTACTCACTCTGAAGTGTTATTGCAGGGTTACGGAATATCTACCAATCACTCAGAGTCAATGAGGTTTTCTTCTCCAACAAGTGGTACAaagatatataaataaatattttagcacAAAATATATAGCTTAACATGAGGCAAGTTCATGTATAAATAAGAGCTAAAGGCCTATGGGTGAACTTTAAAGGCCAAGAGTTCCTCAGAGTGCATGTTGTTTAAGGAACGCAAGTCAGGTAATTTCAAAAGAAGTTTTGTAAAAATAGAGGCTTCGTTTGGATGGTTTTTCATAATTAAGGTCCTTAGTGCACGAATTAGTGTCTCCTGCAGCGCCTCCACAGAGTTAACATTTTCTATTCCAGATCGATCTAAAGGGAAAAAGAGGGTGGGAGAAAAGTCAGCTGTCCAAATCAACAAATATAGGAAAAAATGTAAGCCAAGactttcaaacctgggtgcctcaAGCGAGTCTCCCCACATCCCTATTTacaccctgattcagcaaagctcaGACATATTCAGCAAAGCAAAGCACTTATGTACTTTACTGAAGagagatggatttaagcacatgcttgaagtAAAGTAtgtgctaaagtgctttgctgaatcaggaccttagtTGCATAATGAAAGTAGCCTAACATTTTGGAGGTGCTGTGCACCCagcagcttccactgacttcaacaggaaccgcaagtgctcagcactgcagAAAATCAGGTCTAAGAAAGAATTTAAGAGCCGAGCTCTAAggtcctgtttttgaaaatcatcGTCTTGGGGAAGCTATTTGAGCCAGGTGTTTGTTGCCCAGATGTATGGAAGCAGAGCAAGTTCAACACTttacaggactgggccctatCTCCAGTTATAGTAAGTTAGCAAGCCCTGATAACAGAACACGTCACGGGAGACTGCTGCACTAGAACATGTTTACTATCTAAATTTCTCAACCTCCTTCcctttttcaagaaaaaatattCCACTCAGATTCTGCCTGTCTCAAGTACAGAACGTGGGTGCACAGTTTGTGAGAGTGTATAAGGAGCCTTCTCCCCACACTCACATGGCTCAGGTATGGGACCAGGCAGAAATGCAGCCCTTGTACACTTGGGAGCACAAGGACTGCTCCCTCCCTACGCTCCTGGGGCATGTAGAATCAAAAGGTGGATGGGAAGGGAGCGCATGGCCACTGCTCCAGCTTCTCTTATGTATTGGCTAGCAAAATGGGGGACAGGGAGAGAATAAGCTGCATTCCCAAACAGCTGTAGAAGCTGGCCTGCAATCTCCACCTGCTGgtgctgttttggttttttaaacacTTAATGTATCGCAGCAGCAACATTGGAGAGAATGGGATTACTCACCAGTGGGACTATTCAAGTGAATAACTGCTCACCCATGTGAGTAAGTAGTTTACCATGTGGCCCTTAGAAAATGAATTGCTAGGTCTGATGGTGAACTCAAAAATCAATAACCTGGGAACTgtttaagggcccagtcctgcattccttgcacccTGGAAACTCCCAGTGATACTAAGAACCCCATAGAGAGTTTGGGATGTGGCAGGAATACAACTTGGGGCCCAAATCTCAACTCTGACATTTTAGCATTTTATGGCAGCAGAAAACACAATTTGATGGTCTTTAAAGTATTTTGTCAAGTTCCAGACAGACTAAAAGTGACAACTTTAGGAAAACTGGGTCAGCTCCAGCAAAGAATTGAGTGtctcaattcccactgatttcaatagttGAGGTTGTTCATCTTTTTAAAGATTTGATGGGCTCTTCCACTGCACAAGGTATGGTTCACTAAACCCTATTGTTAATACAGGTTTCAATCCAATTGCAGGATTGAGACCTTACCAAAAAAAGTGAAACTACTAAACTATGTACCAGGCTTTGAAGATATCTCTGAGGTAAAAAGGCACCTTGTTCTCCAATTACCTGCACTGGTCTAAGTCAGGAGTAACTTCCCACAAGTcaagttacacctgtgtaaaactGGATAAGTGaggggaaaatcaggcccatagttcCCACTCTTGACCTATTATTTGTCTGGCTGCGGACACTTTTCGGAAAGGATATTTTACTACAGCAGTGAgacagcagcagcacaagctagatatttttctttttttttaaacagaagtttgGGTTCCAGAGTAATAGCAGAAAAATCCTAAACATCTGCAAATCAGAACTGTTTTTCACATATGCAATTTCCCCCTTGCCGGAGCTGTAAAAGTTTAAACTACAGGCTGCCAGGAATTTAGAGAAGGCCCATTAAATCCTTCAAGCCAACTTAATTTGGCTTAATGGATATATTTTACAGGGGCCTTCGCTCTAATGACAAGTGTATTCGAAGTTTGGCAAAGGTATAGATTAACTTTCTTTCCTTACCAGCAGAGACCAGGACAACTGCCGTAAACAAACTCATTTCCTCATCATTAAGTTGCAGGCCACTTAGTTTCTCGCTAAATTCAAACATGGAGTTGAGTAGATCGCCAGCTCCCATTGAATGCAGATCATCCACACTGTACTTCTTTCCACTAAGAAAGGTGACAGTACGTTCCTTCGCATCAAATAAAGACGCAAACCGTACCATTAAAACCTggcaaaagagagaaaagaaaatataggTAGATTTGTATAGCtctaaagagaaaataaaactaattttaCAACACTCAAATAGTTCATTCCTATCACTTAGCATCTTGATTAGAAATAGACAGTACCCCACTTAGCGCTAAAGAATGATGCAAGGTACATCCATGAAATCTGGAAGAATAAAGAAAATTAGCTGTTGTTtgacgggggaggaggaggagggatagcAGAGCTAAAACTTAAGCCTCAGACATCCTGAGCCATAAAGAAAACACTATTCACAAATGCACCAGTATGAGGGCTTGTTTATAGCTactgaacaaacaaaaatattcatgGTATTAGAAGAAATGTTTTCTTCGCCCTGTGTGTGTGGGTAGCAAGTAACAGTATCAAGCTAGATCCTCTCCTGCAGTAAACtggaatagctccattgatttcaatggtgctaTGGTGacttatatcagctgaggagGTAACCCACGGTGTGTTGTCTGTAAAAGTACTATGCCACTGCTGGGTTTTCACAGGCAATGTTAGTGAACCTCAGTGGAAAAGAACAGAATGTGTGTCCTTGGAAAGACTAACACAACAGAGCTTGAAATTACACCTTGTCCATAGCTACCAACTGGGGATATATTTTTGGTATCGGCACCTCTTTTTGAGCATTTACAACTGTCAAACTTTGCCTCCTTGTTCTCAGCTGCACTGTGAATTTTTTCCATGTGGAATGGTTAGTAAGGTTCCATTTGCTCAATGTTTAATAACTCCTGACATGTTCCACTGTTTAAATATAATGTGCAGAACTGCCACCTTCTGACTTGGATAAACTAAAACCAACTTCATTTTAAAACGTCCAACTTGCTTTGTGTTATGGCCTtgattcctcccccccacacacacaaaaaacaaaacaggctgctggtgtgcagagactgCCTGTCATCCTGACCAGTACTGTCTCACTGTTTACTTGCActccccccatctgtctgtatctacCTGTCGTCTCTTGTCTTATGTTAGCGTGTAAgttctttgggcagggactgttggTAGCACCAGGGCACCTGTACAATGCAAGGTTAGGTCCTTAGGAAAGGGATCCTTGAAGGCCGGGAAGCTGCCTGATGCaaaatgctgggggggggaagggtgttaGGACCAGACCCACACAGGCATTCGactgcctaactcctattgatctGGACCTTAAGCAACTGACTGACAGGCTAGAGCTAGGCACGTCCTTCAGCTCAGGATTCTCAGCTGGACTCTCTCCTGGAATTAagcacctaagccaggtcagcccatGCCTCAGCAGCCCAAACCCAGACCTTTCTAGTAGAAAACGAGACACACCCTCACACAGCCGATCACCCAGTGGTCAGAGCAATTATCTGCGCTACGGGAGGCCTGATTTCAAGCCTCTGCTTtgtctgatttggagcaggggcaTGTACCAACATCACCCACATCCCAGGTGcttgccctaaccaccaggctcctGGCTTTTCTGGGGACTTGCTCAATCTCTCCtcttgaagttgttccacttatCAGCTATTCACTGGAACAGGgatctgaacctgggtctcccacatcccaggggagtgccctacTCACACAAACTTAATCCGGTCCCGGTTGTCTCTTATAACTAGCAGCGGATCTTAAGCGTGCTCTGAGAATGCCTCTTGGAGCGGGCCTTGCTGGGGACatcggctggggtgggggggcttagTCTGAGAAACCCACGGAGGCTTCTGTTTAAGCAAGAGTTCGGTGCAGCTTGTTAGCTGTGGGACAGCATCAGGACCTAGGTGGCTCTGCTCACGCGTACAGGTGGAAACTCTATGTGGGTAGGCAACAGCTAAGCACTGATTTTGACAAGTTATAACTGGCACCTAAATAGTGGACTCAGGTGCCTAAagagggagttaagcacctaaatacccttaaggatctggcccaggagcACTATAATATTATGGGTTCACTTTCAACACCCAAGAAATATATGCTGTGGTGAATTTTAGCACCATGCGGAAGCCTATGCAAAATAGTTTAAATGGGCTATGAATAGTGGACAGGTCTGGGGCTGGCTTTCTGCAATGGGGAATTtcactgcaaggtgctgaacaccccctGCTGCCACAATTTTCCCTGGAAACTGAAAATGCTCAGAACTTCACAGGATTGAGCCCCAGAAGTGTGGAGTCACTAGCCTAAAATAATGACTCTTCTAGGTGAACAAGGCGTTAATTCTGGACTTCAAACCATATGGCCCACTCCTTAGCTGTTGTAAACCGGCACAGTTCAACTGAAGCGCTTGAGGCTATGCCTGTTTACACCAGGGGAGGATCTAGAGCTAAAATCCAGAGTGTAAAATAAAATCTAGACTCCACATAGGAATTTTAGACAGGAAGTCAAACTGGTGTTTTCAAAAGGGGCCTCAACCATTTGTGCTTGTGCGTGACTGTGTCTTGGAAGGCATCTCATTTGTACTCATGTACAAAACTACACACAAGTGATTGTACATGTACAAAGAGAGGCTGTACTTAGAGAATTTGGCTCCCTGGTGTTTCAATCTATATTAACGACAGCTCCAGTGACTCCTGGGATTGTCTTTCACTGGCTCATCACTTTCAACTATTGtaattttggttttgcttttaaattctGGTCAGATGCCCAGAGGCCTTTTGACATTGGCACCGCCCCACTGACATCTAGCTATTCATTACATTGTTATGTATAAACAAGGGAATAAAGGTAAGCACGTGGCCAGCCAGGGCTATTTATTATTTTCCAAGGATATGTCTGAACACTGAGAGCACCTTTGcatatggaaacattttattgatGATGCTGATCACTGGTGTGAAGACAGAAGAATGGGGCTCACAAGTTCAGGTGCTGAAGTGCCAGAGGGAAGGTTTAAACTTGCTAATGTGGTTGTTCTATtttaaggagtaatggtctcaagttgcaatgggggaggtctaggttggatattaggaaaaactttttcactaggagggtggtgaagcactggaatgggttacctagggaggtggtggaatctccttccttagaggtttttaaggtcaggcttgacaaagccctggctgggatgatttagttgggaattggtcctgctttgagcagggggttggactagatgacctcccgaggtcccttccaaccctgatattctatgattctaaattatCCCCCCAGCTTGATGACGGTCTCCGCTCTGTGGAGCCTAAAACGTGTAGAATTTTTCAGACAGGAATCAGTCTTTTTGTATAATTCGAGCAAGAATTTTAATGGCTACTTCAGGAAAAGATGTGCTGGGGAGAGGTGATAGTGTAGGCTAAGTACAAGTATGGTAATGAAAACGTAAGATAGGGCACTGGAAGGGGGAGCAGTCAGAAATAAAGAGAAACTAACACAGAAGATGCCAGGACCTGGATCTGAGTTTCACAGTGTAACACGTGCCTCTCACTCCAACAATTGACCATTCTAGTACTGTGCAATTTAATGCATTATCAGTGAAGAAAGCAAGGGACCCAACAACTTTCAAGAGAAAATGATTTCTTCAATGCAAGTAAACCCACAGTCCAATATCCCTGCTTAAAAATAAGTGTTATAGAAACCAGACCTGTCTGAATGAGACCTTGAATTCTGTGGGGTCAGGTCTCCTCCAGTCATGCAAGCTTAACTCCACTAATAATAGTGTGCATCACACACAGAGGAGGACACGCCCCTAAATAAAGGTCATCAAGTGAGGGACACTGACTAGTTGTAACACCACATCAGAAGTCCTTGCATTATTAACCAGCTGATACCAATTTACGTACAGTACATAATGACCATATGCAAGCATGACTTGTCATTAAGAGCTGGTGGTGCTAAGGCCCACTACTAATGACCCAGCTATCAGCCACGTTGTAGACactatgtagtatctacagtgtagCTACTGTATTGCTGAGTAAAGTTACAGCTAGTGACACCAGGGGATACTGGAGGCTCCAGTGACTGCAGTACCCCCGGTTACCACCGGAGGGACTCCTGTGCAGATGGAATCACTCTAGCCCCATCAGCTCTTTCTGCAGGAGAGACTTCAGGCAGCAGAGGAAACAGGTGCAGAACAGAGAACATGAGCCTCTATGGGGCAAATAATTCAGATTAGACCCACGGAAGCAAGGTTGCTGCCTGCGGCCTCTCCCTACTGCCCCCTAGTTCTGGGCTAAGCAACAGGTagctatttaaaagaaataattgaTGAGttctggggtgagggaggaggtggagcagggttCTCAGCTGTTTAAGTCTGGGAAAAGGGTTTCTGGTTGAAAGGTTTTGCTGAGCGGACACAAAACGATGAACCCTGCTGGGGCTTAAGTGAAGTTAACAGGCTCCAGATGTGAacaagattctcagctggtgtaacctgCTATAGCTTTATTGACATTAATATGCCATTATAcccattgaggatctggctccatcTCTCTAATGGAGCAATCGCATACCCTGGGGGAAGTTTGATTCCAGATCGAGACACATGCATCTCTATTAATAAGGCATAAGATTGCTGCACAGTCAGCCCAACATCTAAAGCATGAAGGATGTTGGCAAGGCATTTGCTGAGATTCTCACCTCAAAGGTCCCAGCCTTTAGAAGATTGACCTGGTCGTGCTCGGAAAGATCTCGGAACCCTGGAATGCGTTTTGCGAACTCCACCACTTCTTTCACTGCAGGGGTGAAGCTCATCGAAAATTCTTCCCAGACTTCATGGCCAGTCTTACTTGGGTCCACAAAGGGAGTCTTGCTCATTGGACAAACCtagaatttacacacacacacaaaaaaaccctcttcaaATTATATTCCACATTTTAACCAATCTTTGAAAGAAGCCGACTCGTTGTTTAGGACACCATCACGCTAATCATACAACAGATAAAATAGGAATATTCATTAGTTAAGTAACAGGGATATTTTATGCAGCTCCATTAAATATCAGTTTAAAATTTTGCTAACTTTGGCTGCTCCAACAATGAAATTAGGGAAAGCTACTACCATGCAGGGAATCGAAACTGAACACCCCATTTCTGATCTCACTCTCTCTGGCTTCTACAGTTATCCCTGAATCTGCCCTCACTTACTCCACTGTAAACCAGGATCAAAGAATCTAAACTGCTCTTTTACTCCTGGAATGGGTGGGGAAGAGAATGCTGGTGAGAAAGCATGTTCAGACACTGGCTGTCATCCTGTTGTCATCTCAGGGACAGCTGTGACAAACTCCAGAGAAAGACAAACACCAGTGTCAAGCAAGATCTTGCTCAGCGTTTAGGAGAGTAACCATGATACACCAGTCTTGTCTGAAATCTAGGCAGACTAGCAAGACTGGGAATTATTAGTAACGCTGTAGGGCCTACAGCCACAACTGGAGGTCTGAGCCCCACTGGGCTAGGCACTGGCCACACACAATAaagaagtccctgccccaaagagcttacaaataaGGGGATTCTCAGGGAGCTGAGAAAAGCTTGAAGGATCGTCAGAAACTAGGAAGTGGAAAAGTTTAGCCAATTTGTACTTGAAGGTTTGCAATTATGGAGCATAACAGAACAAGAACTGGAGTATTTCCTATGTTCCCCCTCCCCAGTCTGTTCCATCTGGCAaagatagaaagagagagagtctaCTTTAAGGGAAAAAAAGGCAGCTACTGCAAGGTAAAGGTGGGGGGGCTTATTTAAAAATGGGGCAAAGGGAGGGAAATATGCACCATTGTTGCTTGACTTAAATCAGTTAGGGTGATCAAAGAGGCTGCAACAAGGAAATGCTTTCTGGTATGCTGCTGCTACTGGACAGTCCTAGATGAGTGGGGATAAAGAAAGGGAGGGACCCGTCCTTGTAAATCCTATCACTGGCTCAGAGTTTAAATTGCTGTAGGGGTAGAAGGACAGGTTTGTTGTGAACAGCCCAGAAGCCTCCAAATCCAAATGTTTTAAGTGGTTTCCATAAAAACACCTGatctcaaataaataaataaataaacctagccctaaaaaaaataaaattaaataaaaaaatgaccTTTCTGATAAGATGAGCAAGTACTAAAAGACCCTGGTAAAAACAGACTTAAATCAACTAGACTGACTCTAGGGacgaaatcctgaccccactgaagtcctcaCTGACTTCCGGGGATCAAAGTTGCACCTCAGAACTTGTGCTTGGATACTTTTTAATATATACTTCAAGTTAGTGTATCTAcctttgtaaattattttaaaggtTTTATCCCCAAGAGGAAAAGGGTGGAAAAGGACTTAGTGATTCATAGGGCTCACTTTTCCAAGAAACCTACTGTAACCTGATTTTCAACTATATCTTTTATGTGCTTTAGTTGAAAACAGACTATCTGGCAGCTAAAAGCATTGTTAGACGAACCATCTCAATTACTTGATTTCAAATCCCATAAACAGTGTAAGCCGTTGATCTCTATCTAGTAGTTCTTTGCCCTAAACTCCGTTGGGTGCTATCTGGGTCTCCACTATGGACCAAATTAATCTGTGTGCAACTTCACTGATTCTGGGGCTACACTTGGCCCCATCTGTATTTATAGATCATTAAAAACACATGGCAAAAAAGTCTCCCTGAACCAGCAACAACAGACATTACTGTACCAGGTGCATTCTCCCTCCAGTGTTGCATGAGTAAATATTCATGTTCTCATTTGCCGAAAACCCATCTTCTGGGATCCTTTCACACATTCTTTGAGTATAACCATTGGTAAAGTTCATACAGTGGCCATTTGTGAAACAAACGGTGCGCCCATTTGGATAATGCATTACATTTCTCTCTTTGTATTGTCCAGCAAGATGTTGCTCACTCTCGGTATAATGGGTGTCACTAAGCCCACTGCTACAATGGTCACTATTTAAACTATATTGCTCAGGGTTCTTTGGAATTCTTTCCCCGCTCTGTGGCTGCCTGGCCTCAGCTGGGTTTTCTGATTGCTCCTGGTTGTACATGAAGGTGTCCTTGTGGGCTCTGGTCACCATACCAATCACTTCTTCCTTTGCAATgtcagagggaggaggaggagatggactTTTGATGTTTTCCAGCTCTTGTTGGGGTTTGGATGTAAGCTCTTCTTGAGACGACAGGGGCGCTTGTTCCTGATGCTCTGTTAATGTTTCATTTGGCAAGTGACCATTGAACTGGCTGTTCATCATGGTCTTCATGGCACTTTGCATTTCAATCAGCATCCTCTGTTTTTCACGTTTAGGAATGCGGCCAAATCGAACagctaaggaagaaaaaaagggtTTTAGTTACACAGGTGCACACCAAATTCAGTCATGAAAACCACTACACACAAAACTGATAATCTTGCCTTTTTATGCTCGGGCACTAATCCTGATCTCATCTGCATGGCTGTATATCAGCAGTAATGTTAATCCAGTGTAAAGCTGGTGTCAGATTAGAATCAGGTCCAAGATCATGTTATGCACCACTGTTTATATGTAAAATGAAGGCAGCGAAAAATATAACAAAAGTATCTGTATGTCCCTTTTCTTGGTTATTCCAAACTAGGTCTGGTCTATACACACAGTTGCACTCAAATGTGTGCTTTAAAACTGatgtagttaaatcagtgcaactttgACTGTGGACACTCTGAAACTGATTTAAACCTGGTTTATATCACGTTAGCTTACATTTGTAGGGCTAGTTCACCCAACATAGCGAGTTTTAAACCAACGTAAGCGTGCTTGCCCAGGAGTTTGGcatttaattaaactggtttaCTTAAATCAATCGGGTACCAGCCTGAGTGTAGACAGCCCCTTAGGGGTTGTTGTCAGTGATACTCAGAATGACAGCACAATTCTTTTAAATAAAGTTCTAGGTTAAATTTGCCCAATGAGTGTTAAATTTGTTCCTGTTCAGTATGAATCTGAGGGAAATAAAAAGTGAAACAAGGTGGGGGGGAGAAGTTCTCAGCTCAATTAAATTTGTGCTTTGGAAGCCAAACAGTCTATATTTTCAGCACCTCACTGAAAACCACTGCACGAGGCAGACTTTCAGTGAGGCGTTCAGAGATTTAGCGGTGCAGTTTCAGTTACCATTAAACTTGTGCAGCTCTGTGCTTTCTCCTTGCACTGAAAACTTACTCCTGTAACTCTACTCTCTGTAATAGCCTTACGTGAAGTGACAATAAGAAGATAGTGTGCTATGGGCCTGACCCAGCTCCTAttaagtctttccactgacttcagtgagagctacATTGGGCACTATTTcctcttgtttaaaaataaaacctaggAAATGTATGCAATACACTGGACAGGATGGTTCAGATTCTTATCTCAGTTACACCACAATAACCCCACTGCCACCAAGAATGTcattttggatttacaccagtgtaactgagatcaaaaaCTGGCCTAATACCCCAGAGgagtttaaaatattgtttaactCAGTAAAATAAACTAAGACTGTTACATCAAGTCCGTCCATCTAGCAGCTGTCGCACGTCCTATTGTATTAATCCCAACTCCAGATGCTCAGAGAAGGGAGGGCTTTCTTGGCTACTTTATATATGGTGCTCAGTATAGCCACACAGTGAGAAGACATAGCTAATCCACATGTAAGAGACAACATTAGCGTCCAAGTACAACAGGATTCAACTGTCTGTTTCTGCCTCCTTACGATCTTTGGCACATTCTCTTTTGAGACGGGAGGCATGTGCAGCACAATTCACTTTTACAATGTCATTATTCAATTCAGGAACATACCATCTCTTGACATTCCAACAGACAAACATTTTTTGAAGCGGCATTGCTGGCATCTGTTCCTATTCATTCTCATTATAGAGCAGTTGTTATTCTTCAAGCACTTCTTATACTGGATGTTTTGCTGAATGCTTCTTCTGAAAAAACCCTGCCGATAAAAACCACAACCCATTACCGTACAGGTCAAATCTTCTATCAAGATCCGGCCATTTGCAAATAAGCTTCACTTCCTCATATACACTTTCAGAGCCATAAGAAGTAGGTGCCACTCCTGGCACCTTACAACTTCTCGTGACTGACTCGTCTGACTCCCTCAGACAGTTTTGCTAGCACAGTGAAGCATAATGTGCAAGGAAGAACATGGTAGGATCAATACAATAAACTGGTTGTTTCTAACTATAATAAATTCTACAAGTTTCCCCAGCAGCCAAAACTTAAGATCCATTATTATCCTCATTATACTGATGGGGGAAACCAGCAGAGCTGAGAGGTTAactgacttacccaagatcacacaggataTCTGTGGCAGGGAtggaaatagaatccagctctcctgactcccagccccgtATTTTAGCCACCAGACCACCTCTTGCACAATGTCTAGCCTCCTCCATTCAAGAAAATGGCTTTCACATAATTACCAAAAGCTCCTTCACAAAATGGGTCATTCATGGTGTTCCAGTGTCTGAGAACAGACCTTTGATCAATCAGTGGTGACACGTAGGCCACCAGTTTAGTTGTTCCCATGGGAAGGCATGGTGTATTCCCAAGCAGCTTGTCTTTTTAAAGCAACTTGCATATATTTTGAACCTTCTCAGATTCATGTTTTATTAGATTAATATAAATTTAACTTTTCAACATCATCATCCGCTTACCCCATGATTGCAATTATTAACTACCCAGTGATTTGAAAACTAGTCAGCATCCACAACAGAAAGGAGACTATTATACTTTACCTTACAACCCTCACAAGCGTGAACACCGTAGTGAAATCCTGAAGCGACATCCCCACAGACTTTACACAGGAGGACCATGCCATTAAATTCTAGAAATAGAACAGAAGAAAGTGGGCATGAAAATCCAATGGTAACATTCTGCctcataggccttgtctacactggtggcAGGGTATgtagggtacat
Above is a genomic segment from Emys orbicularis isolate rEmyOrb1 chromosome 2, rEmyOrb1.hap1, whole genome shotgun sequence containing:
- the NR1D2 gene encoding nuclear receptor subfamily 1 group D member 2, whose amino-acid sequence is MEVNAGGVIAYISSSSSASSPASCHSESSESSFQSSSSPVPSSPNSSTSESSCNSRSSEGSDGAPKNDQLDDAVKTSRSSAAGLTKGHGGLTKFNGMVLLCKVCGDVASGFHYGVHACEGCKGFFRRSIQQNIQYKKCLKNNNCSIMRMNRNRCQQCRFKKCLSVGMSRDAVRFGRIPKREKQRMLIEMQSAMKTMMNSQFNGHLPNETLTEHQEQAPLSSQEELTSKPQQELENIKSPSPPPPSDIAKEEVIGMVTRAHKDTFMYNQEQSENPAEARQPQSGERIPKNPEQYSLNSDHCSSGLSDTHYTESEQHLAGQYKERNVMHYPNGRTVCFTNGHCMNFTNGYTQRMCERIPEDGFSANENMNIYSCNTGGRMHLVCPMSKTPFVDPSKTGHEVWEEFSMSFTPAVKEVVEFAKRIPGFRDLSEHDQVNLLKAGTFEVLMVRFASLFDAKERTVTFLSGKKYSVDDLHSMGAGDLLNSMFEFSEKLSGLQLNDEEMSLFTAVVLVSADRSGIENVNSVEALQETLIRALRTLIMKNHPNEASIFTKLLLKLPDLRSLNNMHSEELLAFKVHP